A genomic region of Solidesulfovibrio sp. contains the following coding sequences:
- a CDS encoding anti-sigma factor, which translates to MSKTRQRAIGVDDIHALADGQLPLDRTAEVEAYLLANPQAAEQVRDYRAINAALRAAFAQDESLPPPQPQTARRRSLWRLAVAAAFAGLLLGGAGGWMSRGFLPRDGSEMQALARHAASAYQVFAPDMVHPVEMTESDRLAAWLSNRMNMDFPIPELGQAGFRLVGGRLMVGEGRPAGMLMYENAQGRRIVLYVRNDLPAGEPDRMRYERTASGAAISWRDVAAGYALAGGFSESELRSLANRIRMQGKL; encoded by the coding sequence ATGAGCAAAACACGACAGCGCGCCATCGGCGTCGATGATATCCACGCCTTAGCCGACGGGCAATTGCCGTTGGACCGGACAGCCGAGGTCGAGGCCTATCTGCTGGCCAATCCCCAGGCGGCCGAGCAGGTGCGGGATTACCGGGCCATCAACGCGGCCCTGCGCGCCGCCTTCGCCCAGGACGAGTCTCTGCCGCCGCCCCAGCCCCAAACGGCGCGCCGTCGCTCGCTGTGGCGGCTGGCCGTGGCGGCCGCGTTTGCCGGGCTGTTGCTGGGAGGCGCCGGCGGCTGGATGTCTCGCGGCTTCCTGCCGCGCGACGGCTCGGAAATGCAGGCCTTGGCCCGGCATGCCGCGTCGGCCTACCAGGTCTTCGCGCCGGACATGGTGCATCCCGTGGAGATGACCGAGTCGGATCGCCTGGCGGCCTGGCTGTCCAACCGCATGAACATGGATTTCCCCATCCCGGAATTGGGCCAGGCCGGATTCCGGCTGGTCGGCGGACGGTTGATGGTGGGCGAGGGCCGGCCCGCGGGCATGCTTATGTACGAAAACGCCCAGGGGCGGCGGATCGTGCTGTATGTGCGCAACGATTTGCCGGCCGGCGAACCGGACAGGATGCGCTATGAGCGCACGGCCTCCGGAGCGGCCATCTCCTGGCGGGATGTGGCGGCGGGCTATGCCCTGGCCGGTGGTTTTTCAGAGTCGGAGTTGCGTTCCCTTGCCAACCGCATCCGCATGCAAGGCAAATTGTAG
- a CDS encoding sigma-70 family RNA polymerase sigma factor translates to MDKETSQLLAEIPHLRRYARALLRDPQAAEDLVQSCLERALCRFNQWQRDRRLRPWLLAIMHNLHVSGVRRRADEPAAVSLTDSMAAATHDNQESRLDAQRVLAAARELPEDQRMAVLLVGVEEMSYRDAAEVLGIPLGTLMSRLHRGREQLRRLLGMAEPAPAMRRVK, encoded by the coding sequence ATGGATAAGGAGACTTCGCAACTGCTGGCGGAAATTCCGCATTTGCGCCGGTACGCGCGCGCGCTCCTGCGCGACCCGCAGGCGGCCGAGGATTTGGTCCAAAGCTGTTTGGAACGTGCGCTGTGCCGGTTTAACCAATGGCAGCGCGACCGGCGGTTGCGTCCTTGGCTGCTGGCCATCATGCACAATCTGCATGTCAGCGGGGTCCGACGACGCGCCGACGAACCCGCGGCCGTGTCGTTGACCGATTCCATGGCCGCCGCGACACACGACAATCAGGAGTCGCGTTTGGACGCGCAACGCGTTTTGGCGGCGGCGCGGGAACTGCCGGAAGACCAGCGCATGGCCGTCCTGCTCGTGGGGGTCGAGGAAATGAGCTACAGGGATGCGGCCGAGGTGCTGGGCATCCCGCTTGGCACCTTGATGTCCCGCCTCCATCGCGGCAGGGAGCAGTTGCGCAGACTGCTTGGCATGGCCGAGCCCGCGCCGGCCATGCGGCGGGTGAAGTGA
- a CDS encoding DMT family transporter: protein MNKTFDGWLSGFIGMLIFSGSLPATRVAVEGFDPVFLTSARATVAGLLGLVPLALLRQRRPQGRDVPSLVVIACGVVVGFPLLTALALQYISSAHSLVLVGLLPLPTAIFGVLRGDERLRPAFWLFAALGSLFVVAYATRQGGVTWTGDLLMLVAIIVCGLGYAEGGRLSRRLGGWQVISWSLTLALPVMLPLAVITRPASFTTVGAGAWAGLAYVAIGSMLLGFVFWYRGLALGGIAAVGQLQLLQPFFGLGLAALLLGETVSWPMLATTLGIIACVAGARKFAT, encoded by the coding sequence GTGAACAAGACCTTTGACGGCTGGCTCAGTGGTTTTATTGGCATGCTGATTTTTTCCGGCTCATTGCCCGCGACCCGCGTTGCAGTCGAGGGCTTTGACCCGGTCTTTCTCACCAGCGCACGGGCAACAGTTGCCGGGCTGCTTGGTCTCGTGCCGCTGGCCCTGCTGCGCCAGCGGCGTCCCCAGGGCCGCGATGTGCCCTCCTTGGTCGTCATCGCCTGCGGCGTGGTGGTCGGGTTCCCGTTGTTGACGGCACTGGCCCTGCAATACATCTCTTCCGCCCATTCCCTGGTCCTTGTCGGGCTATTGCCACTCCCGACGGCGATCTTCGGGGTTTTGCGCGGTGACGAACGGCTGCGCCCGGCCTTTTGGCTGTTTGCGGCACTCGGCAGCCTGTTCGTCGTCGCCTATGCCACCAGGCAAGGCGGCGTCACGTGGACAGGCGACCTCCTGATGCTCGTTGCGATTATCGTCTGCGGCCTCGGCTATGCCGAAGGTGGGCGGCTGTCCCGGAGACTTGGCGGTTGGCAGGTCATTTCCTGGAGTCTCACGCTAGCCCTGCCTGTCATGCTGCCCCTTGCCGTCATCACGAGGCCGGCCTCGTTTACAACGGTCGGCGCGGGAGCCTGGGCCGGGCTCGCCTATGTTGCGATCGGCAGCATGCTGCTCGGCTTCGTGTTCTGGTATCGCGGCCTGGCCCTTGGCGGCATCGCCGCCGTGGGACAGTTGCAACTGCTCCAACCGTTCTTCGGTCTCGGTCTTGCGGCGCTGCTGCTTGGCGAGACGGTAAGTTGGCCGATGCTCGCAACCACACTTGGGATCATCGCCTGCGTGGCTGGCGCCCGGAAGTTTGCCACCTGA
- a CDS encoding PLP-dependent aminotransferase family protein: protein MASIRSRITARSLLPGARLPSVRVQAKAMKVSVSTVVEAYERLVAEGLIHAQPGSGFYVSGPLAPLALAEIGPKLDREVDPLWISRQALEAKATVLKPGCGWLPATWMYEAGLRRALRALARADAVALADYAPPLGLPALRQALSRRMAGHGIEASPSQILLTESGTHALDLICRFLLEPGDTVLLDDPCYFNFHALLKAHRVKIAGVPYTTGGPDIERFEAALKTHAPRLYITNSAIQNPTGAELSAVTAHKLLKLADRTNLVIVEDDIFADFELSPAPRLAAFDGLARVLHIGSFSKTLSAAARCGYIAGRPDWIESLTVLKIATNFGGGRLTSDLLLAALTDSGYRKHMESVRRRLAEAMGKTLTRLAPLGIRPWLVPSAGMFVWCRLPEGVNAAAVARICLKDNIILAPGNTFSQSQTANGFLRFNVAQSTDEKIFAGIARALDACGREDAKKARAIGPNPLKLWSQRGDSNS from the coding sequence ATGGCTTCGATCCGATCGCGGATCACGGCACGCAGCCTTCTTCCCGGGGCGCGACTGCCATCGGTACGCGTGCAGGCGAAGGCCATGAAGGTCTCCGTATCGACCGTGGTGGAAGCGTATGAACGGCTGGTTGCGGAGGGCCTTATCCACGCACAGCCCGGGTCGGGTTTTTATGTGTCAGGGCCTCTGGCGCCCCTCGCACTCGCCGAAATCGGGCCGAAGCTCGACCGGGAAGTCGATCCGCTCTGGATTTCTCGCCAAGCGCTGGAGGCGAAAGCCACGGTACTCAAACCAGGCTGTGGCTGGCTTCCCGCAACGTGGATGTATGAAGCCGGTCTGCGTCGGGCGCTACGCGCCCTGGCTCGGGCTGATGCCGTGGCGCTGGCGGACTATGCCCCGCCACTTGGGCTGCCGGCCTTGCGCCAGGCCCTGTCCCGGCGGATGGCGGGGCACGGCATTGAGGCCAGCCCCAGCCAGATTTTGCTGACCGAATCCGGCACACACGCGCTCGATCTGATTTGCCGCTTTCTGCTTGAGCCAGGGGATACGGTGTTGCTGGACGATCCTTGCTATTTCAACTTTCACGCCCTGCTCAAGGCGCATCGGGTGAAGATCGCGGGTGTGCCCTACACGACTGGCGGACCGGACATCGAACGCTTCGAAGCCGCCCTGAAGACGCATGCCCCGCGGCTTTACATCACCAATTCCGCGATACAGAATCCTACCGGGGCGGAACTGTCGGCGGTGACAGCGCATAAGCTCCTCAAGCTCGCCGACCGCACCAACCTTGTAATCGTCGAGGACGACATCTTCGCGGATTTCGAACTGTCGCCGGCACCGCGCCTGGCCGCCTTCGACGGGCTGGCGCGCGTTCTTCATATCGGCAGTTTTTCCAAGACCCTCTCCGCTGCTGCGCGTTGTGGCTACATCGCTGGGCGCCCTGATTGGATTGAAAGCCTCACGGTCCTCAAAATCGCGACGAACTTCGGAGGCGGGCGGCTGACGTCCGATCTCCTGTTGGCGGCACTCACAGACAGCGGCTATCGCAAGCACATGGAATCGGTACGGAGGCGATTGGCCGAAGCGATGGGAAAAACCCTCACGCGCCTTGCCCCCCTGGGCATAAGGCCCTGGCTCGTGCCGTCAGCCGGCATGTTTGTTTGGTGCCGGCTTCCCGAAGGCGTCAACGCCGCCGCTGTTGCGCGCATTTGTTTGAAGGATAACATAATCTTGGCACCGGGAAATACGTTCAGCCAGTCACAGACCGCCAACGGTTTTCTGCGCTTTAACGTTGCCCAATCGACAGACGAGAAGATTTTCGCAGGGATAGCCCGCGCACTTGACGCATGTGGCCGGGAGGACGCCAAAAAGGCCAGGGCCATCGGTCCTAACCCCTTGAAATTATGGAGCCAACGAGGAGACTCGAACTCCTGA
- a CDS encoding TIGR03768 family metallophosphoesterase produces the protein MIMATRDSKRLRGILPCDDLKMDMAITRRNFMKYSAGVAAVLCLNRSIFGYAGTVASSQNPTYPIDSNVLTTKDRVLVFPAISPGLTAPQLPQIAQYGTYGYGNYTFGCGLESVHRTDIMPPGYSNNSPQRLRQLSSFFSISDIHITDKEAPNQFIYNQQAGVYSYQNSSIYSPVMLCTTQVLDAVIQTINALHKQTPFDFGISLGDVCNTAQHNELRWYINVIDGQVITPCSGDHIGNGTIDYQKTFQAAGLDPSIPWYQVLGNHDHFWLGVLPVDAESCPDLRGSYTSGSVMASGLLAPANNGAYFPCMFDVSACLAQQTNYMGLLNGLSVTGAIIDAGPVGDYSTPPTVPADSDRYAVTKTQWMQEFFTTTTTPVGHGFNLVDPAVRASGFACYSFMPKSNIPLKIIVLDDTQSDTDGSHDIHGHGFLDAARWSWLQAELAAGQAANQLMIVAAHIPIGVAVIGGSTEWWEPTTDPNHTENNAVTLTGLVNELWNTPNLLMWIAGHRHKNAIKAFPSPDSNAPEKGFWQVETSSLRDFPQQFRTFQIYLNTDYTVSIVATNVDPAVANGTPAATSRYYAIATEQILQSNLTVNGPNDATYNGFTLETMDPSRPQDGSMDPTIKWPSVTGYGPFPSLQSGLYGSAVNSTNSYPSYNAELFKQLSPTMISVLKKMFPYGGIAGSVDLLLLGH, from the coding sequence ATGATCATGGCAACTAGGGATTCAAAAAGGCTTCGTGGAATTCTACCCTGCGACGACCTGAAGATGGACATGGCCATTACCCGCCGAAACTTCATGAAATACTCCGCAGGAGTGGCCGCAGTTCTCTGTCTGAACAGGTCTATTTTCGGCTATGCCGGTACTGTTGCCAGCAGTCAGAACCCAACTTATCCGATTGATTCCAATGTCCTGACAACCAAAGACCGGGTACTGGTATTTCCCGCCATATCGCCGGGGCTCACTGCCCCTCAACTGCCCCAGATAGCGCAGTATGGCACGTACGGCTACGGAAATTATACGTTCGGCTGTGGGCTTGAAAGCGTGCATCGGACGGATATCATGCCGCCAGGATACAGTAATAATTCACCTCAAAGACTTCGCCAGCTCTCGAGTTTTTTTTCCATCTCCGATATTCATATTACTGACAAGGAAGCTCCGAATCAGTTCATTTACAATCAACAAGCCGGTGTATACTCATATCAGAATTCATCAATCTATTCCCCCGTCATGCTGTGTACGACGCAAGTCCTCGATGCCGTCATTCAAACGATAAATGCCCTTCACAAGCAAACCCCCTTCGATTTCGGCATATCCCTTGGCGATGTATGCAATACCGCACAGCATAACGAGTTGCGATGGTATATCAACGTCATCGACGGCCAAGTCATCACGCCCTGTTCCGGCGACCATATCGGGAATGGGACCATCGACTACCAAAAGACCTTTCAGGCCGCCGGGCTCGACCCATCCATCCCCTGGTATCAGGTTCTGGGCAATCACGATCATTTCTGGCTGGGCGTCCTCCCGGTTGATGCCGAAAGCTGCCCCGACCTTCGAGGCTCCTATACCAGCGGCTCTGTCATGGCTTCCGGATTACTCGCCCCTGCCAACAATGGGGCGTATTTCCCATGCATGTTCGACGTGTCGGCCTGCCTGGCACAGCAGACGAATTACATGGGCCTGCTCAACGGTTTGAGCGTTACCGGCGCAATTATCGACGCCGGTCCCGTTGGCGATTATTCCACGCCCCCGACGGTCCCGGCGGACAGTGATCGCTATGCGGTGACGAAAACCCAATGGATGCAGGAATTTTTCACGACCACCACGACTCCGGTCGGCCACGGCTTCAATCTGGTCGATCCCGCCGTAAGGGCCAGCGGCTTCGCCTGTTACAGTTTCATGCCGAAGTCCAATATCCCCCTCAAGATTATCGTTCTCGACGATACCCAGTCGGATACCGACGGCTCCCACGATATCCACGGACATGGATTTCTCGACGCAGCCCGTTGGAGTTGGCTTCAGGCCGAACTTGCCGCCGGCCAGGCGGCCAACCAGTTGATGATCGTCGCCGCCCACATACCCATCGGCGTTGCGGTCATCGGTGGCTCGACGGAATGGTGGGAGCCCACCACAGACCCGAACCACACGGAAAACAATGCCGTTACCTTGACCGGATTGGTCAACGAGCTCTGGAACACGCCAAATCTTCTTATGTGGATAGCCGGGCATCGCCATAAGAATGCGATCAAAGCGTTTCCTTCACCCGATTCAAACGCCCCTGAAAAAGGTTTCTGGCAAGTCGAAACCTCTTCTCTACGGGATTTCCCCCAACAGTTCCGCACCTTCCAGATATATCTCAACACCGATTATACCGTCTCCATCGTTGCAACCAATGTCGATCCGGCGGTCGCCAACGGAACGCCGGCCGCGACCTCGCGTTATTACGCCATTGCCACAGAACAGATATTGCAGAGCAACCTGACGGTCAATGGACCGAATGACGCAACCTACAATGGGTTTACTCTTGAGACCATGGATCCCAGTCGACCACAGGACGGCAGTATGGATCCGACGATCAAATGGCCGAGCGTGACCGGATATGGTCCATTCCCTTCCTTGCAGAGCGGATTGTACGGTTCTGCCGTTAATAGCACAAATTCCTATCCATCGTACAATGCGGAGCTCTTTAAGCAATTAAGTCCGACAATGATCAGTGTTCTGAAGAAAATGTTCCCTTATGGGGGCATTGCAGGATCTGTAGACTTGCTCCTCTTGGGGCACTAG
- a CDS encoding tyrosine-protein phosphatase, with the protein MLAATRPTARVYLQHIVILMILLFSSSAQAQQIIATPFLTTAENFRDLAGISVSYGGTGFANTTSNFGVMRTGIFYRSNVLNLDTTDWTTLSSLHIGRDIDLRTPTEISATPDKVPAGALYTKVNIFGTSSPPAIVPTNATLASILSMGQDGYRTFVTDPVERMGFRTVLLTLAHDTGPDLFHCSDGKDRTGWTAAILESIAGVSSTTLMNDYLASNNYLSGIINSETAAIAASVPGLNGVNLTPLLGVDPSYLQAALDQVNASYGSMYGYLIQGLGLSLEDIYVLRAKMVDYLILPGQNMLSGNAASGAVFLNRLQSSSLSGQYTSYNFYLQSSIDEGTLGGVPGQVGGQVHADAASYLLRQPQWIDNAISAYTNSQDLQEGQSRVWLTGLGGGFWSEGRTGISRSSEYNAGSVIGITYRGSERASANMGIGYNWGSVESAGATATVNTIFATVGGRYGFSTLETGPYVSVRADGGYVDYQSSRPLAGGMGTATGHTNGGLFSGTAGLGDVLRLAPLTITPQIGLRVTSETLAGFNESGSELALGVHGLDHTLSSLLIDLDLCLDRQALGSWTIAPAVTLGYERALGNPQIESIATRYGYAVSQKSAFDSQDLMKAGLSITAQHNAFTVTAKANGIIGDGSGSAGISGQFALSYSF; encoded by the coding sequence ATGCTTGCGGCAACAAGGCCCACTGCGAGAGTATATTTACAACATATTGTCATATTAATGATATTGCTCTTCTCTTCTTCTGCACAGGCACAGCAAATCATTGCGACTCCTTTTTTAACGACAGCAGAAAATTTTAGAGACTTGGCCGGAATTTCTGTCAGCTATGGGGGGACAGGATTCGCCAACACGACCAGCAACTTTGGAGTGATGCGAACTGGCATTTTTTATCGTTCCAATGTCCTGAATCTCGACACGACGGATTGGACCACTCTTTCGTCCTTACATATCGGCCGGGATATCGATTTGCGCACGCCCACGGAGATCAGTGCAACTCCAGACAAAGTGCCGGCTGGAGCCCTTTACACCAAAGTCAACATCTTTGGCACGTCAAGTCCGCCAGCCATCGTTCCTACGAACGCGACCCTCGCGTCCATACTCAGCATGGGACAAGACGGCTACCGTACTTTTGTAACCGATCCTGTCGAACGAATGGGCTTTCGCACTGTCCTTCTCACCTTGGCGCATGACACGGGTCCCGACCTCTTCCACTGTTCGGATGGCAAAGACCGCACGGGATGGACCGCCGCCATCTTGGAAAGTATCGCGGGCGTGTCATCAACAACCCTAATGAACGACTACCTTGCTTCCAACAACTATCTATCTGGCATCATAAATTCAGAAACTGCAGCCATTGCGGCGTCGGTTCCAGGACTAAATGGCGTCAATCTTACCCCATTGCTCGGGGTAGATCCAAGTTATCTCCAGGCAGCGCTTGATCAAGTGAATGCTTCTTATGGTTCCATGTATGGCTACCTTATACAAGGCCTCGGGCTCAGCCTCGAGGATATCTATGTCTTGCGGGCCAAGATGGTCGACTACCTTATTCTGCCTGGTCAAAACATGCTTAGCGGCAATGCCGCGTCCGGGGCTGTTTTTTTAAACAGGTTACAAAGTTCTTCCTTGTCCGGGCAGTACACGTCCTACAATTTCTATTTGCAGTCGTCCATCGACGAGGGCACGCTTGGCGGCGTTCCGGGCCAAGTCGGCGGCCAAGTACATGCCGATGCGGCTTCGTATCTCTTGCGCCAACCCCAATGGATCGACAACGCGATTTCGGCCTATACGAACAGCCAAGATCTTCAAGAAGGCCAAAGTCGTGTCTGGCTGACAGGCCTCGGGGGCGGCTTCTGGTCCGAGGGAAGGACGGGCATTTCCCGCAGCTCAGAATACAATGCCGGATCGGTCATCGGCATCACCTATCGCGGGAGTGAGCGCGCGAGTGCCAATATGGGCATCGGCTATAACTGGGGCTCGGTCGAAAGCGCCGGGGCTACTGCCACGGTTAATACGATTTTTGCTACTGTCGGTGGACGATACGGATTTTCGACACTGGAAACCGGGCCTTACGTGAGCGTGCGCGCGGATGGCGGCTATGTCGACTACCAAAGCAGCCGTCCGCTTGCCGGCGGCATGGGGACGGCCACAGGGCACACCAATGGTGGTCTTTTCAGCGGCACCGCCGGGCTGGGCGATGTATTGCGCCTTGCCCCTTTGACAATCACACCCCAGATCGGACTTCGCGTCACCAGTGAAACCCTTGCCGGGTTCAATGAAAGCGGCAGCGAGCTCGCACTGGGTGTCCATGGCCTCGACCATACGCTTTCCAGCCTCCTGATCGATCTGGACCTGTGCCTTGACCGACAAGCATTGGGAAGCTGGACCATAGCCCCCGCCGTAACGCTTGGTTACGAGCGAGCACTCGGCAATCCGCAAATCGAAAGCATAGCAACGCGCTATGGGTATGCCGTCAGCCAGAAGTCTGCTTTCGATAGTCAGGACCTCATGAAAGCCGGCCTGAGCATCACCGCCCAGCACAACGCTTTCACCGTCACGGCCAAAGCAAACGGCATTATCGGCGACGGATCAGGAAGCGCCGGTATTAGCGGCCAGTTCGCGCTGAGCTACAGCTTCTAG
- a CDS encoding MBL fold metallo-hydrolase, with amino-acid sequence MDVYRKIENCFLINGCLVSDKEATDNSLMFISENINNLDKLEKFVDYIYGFKEGHKRLLSKILIQTSSTLLSNIAPETILAYKIIYSKIAKIISEIKSLSHDFELELNSTFLVAVSLDPAYFISNYSLFSDFIEINSLTFFFRYLCDHPVPSKEILETTILRYRETHGLHSKFIQFSSKAITMENNFLCAANSNHAQLNTLYCLKEFNSSLPILDNTNYSGGGFFIYWDSFGIVVDPGYNFLHHFFSKGFGVNSIDLILITHSHDDHCADLDTIYSLLSKYNSRNTNKHQILTFCSLNTYNKFNYINSPYSKQVLFPLLKNERKCDQANDILSERKFPFKIQSHLAFHNEYPLLGDSSLGVSIELNSEGYHRTILFSGDTAYNSELLNDYCVKTDISILNIGKVEENTNGYYHKHLGINGCIEILQHYILSGKSPSIALISEFGIEMTNHRVQIVDLIIKFLLKYNINLSSLPFSIFPSDNTLEISLTDLKLSSSDILKKDHTLVSCCEVNSKLFYR; translated from the coding sequence ATGGACGTTTATAGAAAAATTGAAAATTGCTTTCTTATTAACGGATGTCTTGTTTCTGACAAAGAAGCCACTGACAATTCTTTAATGTTCATCTCAGAAAACATAAATAATCTTGATAAGTTGGAAAAGTTTGTCGATTATATATATGGGTTTAAGGAAGGCCACAAACGGTTATTGAGTAAGATATTGATACAAACCTCTTCAACGTTACTTTCTAACATTGCTCCGGAAACAATTTTAGCCTACAAAATAATTTATTCCAAGATTGCAAAAATAATTTCTGAAATAAAATCACTTAGCCATGATTTTGAGTTGGAGTTAAACTCTACTTTCCTTGTTGCGGTATCCTTGGATCCCGCCTATTTTATTTCGAATTATTCTTTATTTTCTGATTTTATTGAAATCAATTCGTTAACATTTTTCTTTAGGTATCTTTGCGATCATCCTGTACCATCCAAAGAAATATTGGAAACTACCATTTTGCGCTATCGCGAAACACACGGTCTACATTCAAAATTCATTCAATTTTCTTCAAAAGCCATCACGATGGAAAATAACTTTCTCTGCGCTGCGAATTCAAATCATGCTCAATTGAATACATTGTATTGTCTTAAGGAATTTAATTCATCCCTTCCTATTTTGGACAACACCAATTATTCTGGGGGCGGTTTCTTTATTTATTGGGATAGTTTTGGCATTGTTGTCGATCCAGGATATAATTTTTTACATCATTTTTTTTCTAAAGGGTTTGGTGTAAATTCTATTGACTTAATCTTAATCACACATTCCCATGACGACCATTGCGCGGACTTAGATACTATATATTCTTTACTGTCGAAGTATAATTCCAGAAACACCAATAAACATCAAATATTAACCTTTTGCAGCCTTAATACATACAATAAATTCAACTATATTAATTCTCCCTATTCTAAACAAGTTCTATTCCCCCTGCTGAAAAACGAACGCAAATGTGACCAAGCTAATGACATACTTTCTGAAAGAAAATTTCCATTTAAAATTCAATCTCACTTAGCTTTCCATAATGAATATCCTTTGCTCGGAGATTCATCTTTAGGTGTAAGCATCGAACTTAATAGTGAAGGATATCATCGGACAATTCTGTTTAGTGGGGACACTGCCTATAACTCAGAACTTTTAAATGACTACTGCGTCAAGACTGATATCTCAATACTAAACATTGGAAAAGTAGAAGAAAATACCAACGGATACTACCATAAGCATCTTGGGATTAATGGCTGCATCGAAATATTGCAACATTATATTTTATCAGGAAAATCACCTTCAATCGCTTTAATCAGTGAATTTGGCATTGAAATGACTAATCATCGTGTCCAAATTGTCGATTTAATAATCAAGTTCCTGCTAAAGTACAATATCAATCTATCCTCTTTGCCTTTTTCAATTTTTCCTTCAGACAATACTCTCGAAATTTCACTGACTGATCTTAAGCTGTCTAGTTCAGATATTTTAAAAAAAGATCACACTCTTGTGTCTTGTTGCGAAGTTAATTCAAAACTATTCTACAGATGA
- a CDS encoding tyrosine-type recombinase/integrase, translated as MGVYDRDGRWMVFYHDETGKRRDKSFGRGDEAYSRAEAFNKAVSDAKKQGTAPPLPQTDVISLPAPAPVKVIEEITSPEKIDQSGQGITFRDLAGKYLAHLKVSGRTENNTKKLAKMIENQFNPIIGDRVVNSMTYIDDMVPFIQFFQETNGKQNRPRSQPTVNRYGDYVNAIFNFGVTTGLTTVNPMKGRKKSREKPRDVQLTVDDVKRIMDHAEPHVRWAMEVCFSLGTRPGESELLALKWDHIDFDKGIAKIYASKTRTYRVVPIAPALLGKMKEKKEESQSGYVIEWRGQPIGMIRKGFRRACERAGVTYPVRMYDLRHLFATTMLSKGADLAAVSKLLGHSMISTTTSHYYHCLEGEKERAVNLLPELV; from the coding sequence GTGGGCGTTTATGATAGAGATGGACGATGGATGGTCTTTTATCATGATGAAACAGGGAAAAGGCGAGACAAATCATTTGGCCGAGGTGACGAGGCTTACTCCCGAGCAGAAGCTTTCAATAAAGCTGTCAGTGATGCCAAAAAGCAGGGTACGGCACCACCCCTGCCGCAGACTGATGTGATCAGTTTGCCAGCCCCCGCGCCAGTAAAAGTGATTGAAGAGATCACTTCCCCGGAGAAGATTGATCAGTCCGGCCAGGGGATAACCTTCCGAGACCTTGCCGGGAAATACCTGGCTCACCTCAAGGTATCAGGCAGAACCGAGAACAATACCAAGAAGTTGGCGAAGATGATCGAAAACCAGTTCAATCCGATCATCGGCGACCGGGTTGTAAACTCGATGACCTACATCGACGATATGGTCCCGTTCATCCAGTTCTTCCAGGAGACCAACGGGAAACAGAACCGGCCCCGGTCACAGCCGACAGTGAATCGCTATGGCGACTACGTCAACGCCATCTTCAATTTCGGCGTCACTACCGGACTGACTACGGTCAACCCCATGAAGGGCAGAAAGAAGTCAAGAGAGAAGCCCCGGGACGTCCAGTTGACCGTTGATGACGTCAAAAGGATCATGGACCACGCTGAACCACACGTCAGGTGGGCCATGGAAGTTTGCTTCAGTCTGGGGACGCGCCCTGGTGAATCCGAACTTCTTGCCTTGAAATGGGATCACATCGATTTTGATAAAGGCATTGCTAAAATCTATGCCAGCAAGACAAGGACTTATCGGGTAGTGCCGATTGCTCCAGCTCTTCTTGGTAAGATGAAGGAAAAGAAGGAAGAATCACAGTCTGGCTACGTGATTGAATGGCGTGGGCAGCCAATTGGCATGATCCGCAAAGGTTTTCGAAGGGCATGTGAACGGGCAGGGGTAACTTATCCCGTCAGAATGTATGACTTAAGGCATCTCTTTGCAACAACAATGCTGAGCAAGGGTGCTGACCTTGCTGCGGTATCGAAGTTGCTAGGGCATTCAATGATATCTACGACAACAAGTCATTATTATCATTGTTTGGAAGGTGAAAAAGAACGGGCAGTCAACTTGCTGCCTGAATTAGTTTGA